In Cystobacter ferrugineus, the following are encoded in one genomic region:
- a CDS encoding endonuclease/exonuclease/phosphatase family protein, with translation MTDSLRIVSYNVRYFGHALRGLASTLGPKRRVAAALATLEPLPDIICLQEVETQSFRSSVAHRRAHPGETQLEAFMGRMEETFALLNRPMPYEAFYFRAHRYGVRDFSLYTTGLAILVNTRRLSVDTHNVDAPHPITHHHVRMLRERKQSRICAHMRLVRQEDGLPLHVFNTHLSLPTPFARAFWATRDKMGNGINQLHEARALATLVQRHSKGEPFVVCGDFNSPPASPVYRFFCDEAHFTSAQVAVGQIDPRASRGFPTAGFMHVRMHLDHIFSSERVRWLDTDGTHAFGDTRSRFHGLSDHMPLIARFRVEPLAVQAEASTSPAP, from the coding sequence ATGACCGACAGTCTCCGCATCGTCAGCTACAACGTGCGCTACTTCGGGCACGCCCTGCGGGGTCTCGCCAGCACCCTGGGGCCCAAACGGCGGGTGGCCGCCGCGCTGGCCACGTTGGAGCCCCTGCCCGACATCATCTGCCTGCAGGAGGTGGAGACGCAGTCGTTCCGCAGCAGCGTCGCCCACCGGCGCGCCCACCCCGGCGAGACCCAGCTCGAGGCCTTCATGGGCCGCATGGAGGAGACCTTCGCCCTCCTCAACCGCCCCATGCCCTACGAGGCCTTCTACTTCCGCGCCCACCGCTACGGGGTGCGCGACTTCTCGCTCTACACCACGGGCCTGGCCATCCTCGTCAACACCCGGCGGCTCTCGGTGGACACCCACAACGTGGACGCGCCCCACCCCATCACCCACCACCACGTGCGGATGCTGCGCGAGCGCAAGCAGAGCCGCATCTGCGCCCACATGCGGCTGGTGCGCCAGGAGGATGGGCTGCCCCTGCATGTCTTCAACACCCACCTGAGCCTGCCCACGCCCTTCGCCCGCGCCTTCTGGGCCACCCGGGACAAGATGGGCAACGGCATCAACCAGCTCCACGAGGCGCGTGCCCTGGCCACGCTCGTGCAGCGACACTCGAAGGGCGAGCCCTTCGTCGTCTGCGGGGACTTCAACTCGCCCCCGGCCTCGCCCGTCTACCGGTTCTTCTGTGACGAGGCGCACTTCACCAGTGCCCAGGTGGCGGTGGGGCAGATCGATCCGCGCGCCTCCCGGGGCTTCCCCACCGCGGGCTTCATGCACGTGCGCATGCACCTGGACCACATCTTCTCCAGCGAACGCGTGCGGTGGCTCGACACCGACGGCACGCACGCCTTTGGCGACACGCGCAGCCGCTTTCATGGGCTGTCGGACCACATGCCCCTCATCGCGCGCTTCCGGGTGGAGCCCCTCGCCGTCCAGGCCGAGGCGTCCACTTCCCCCGCGCCGTGA